The following proteins are co-located in the Billgrantia tianxiuensis genome:
- a CDS encoding ABC transporter permease: MELMHFTIANLDLLVSRTIEHVVLVGIAVGIATLTGVPIGIVITKSERLAKHVLYVASIIVTIPSIALFGLMIPLLSVVGHGIGYVPAIIAVLLYSQLPIIRNTYTAINNVSPALREAARGVGMSPNQRLRMVEIPLAVPVIMAGVRTAVVLNIGVMAIAAYIGAGGLGTFISRGISQSDPRQLIVGAVAVSLLAIIVDFALLCLQKYLTPKGMEGVPAGT, translated from the coding sequence ATGGAGCTGATGCATTTTACAATTGCTAATCTCGATCTGCTCGTGTCACGCACTATCGAGCATGTTGTACTTGTCGGGATAGCAGTGGGCATCGCCACACTGACTGGAGTGCCGATCGGTATTGTCATCACCAAGAGTGAGCGCTTGGCTAAGCATGTGCTCTATGTTGCGTCTATCATTGTGACCATTCCCTCCATTGCACTTTTCGGCCTAATGATTCCGCTGCTCTCGGTTGTCGGGCATGGAATTGGCTATGTGCCTGCCATCATTGCTGTCCTGCTCTACTCGCAGCTTCCTATCATCCGTAATACCTATACAGCGATCAATAATGTAAGTCCGGCATTGCGCGAGGCGGCACGGGGTGTTGGCATGAGCCCCAATCAGCGCTTGCGCATGGTGGAAATTCCACTAGCCGTTCCGGTCATCATGGCGGGTGTTCGAACCGCCGTGGTGCTCAATATTGGCGTCATGGCAATTGCCGCCTATATCGGCGCTGGAGGTCTTGGAACTTTCATCAGTCGTGGTATTTCTCAGTCCGACCCCCGTCAGTTAATAGTCGGTGCTGTGGCCGTCAGTCTGTTGGCTATCATTGTCGATTTTGCTTTGCTTTGTCTGCAGAAATACTTGACGCCAAAAGGGATGGAGGGAGTTCCCGCTGGGACCTGA
- the csy3 gene encoding type I-F CRISPR-associated protein Csy3 has translation MAKNDTLKTASVLAFERKLDPSDALFSAGSWKDRTQHAKWSGIPVREKSVRGTISNRLKAKDQDPAKLDAAIENPNLQTVDVAALPHDADTLAVHFTLRVLAGAGTPSACNNAEYQKKLAQTVTGYVNEHGFGELAHRYACNLANGRFLWRNRVGAEEIEVIVSQMKDGQAEKQWTFDALDHSLRSFEGSKKTRELGELINEALSGERYLLLDVVAFARVGAGQEVFPSQELILDRSRGDKSKTLYSIGDDKTAAIHSQKLGNALRTIDTWYPAPEDGSDLGPIAVEPYGSVTTQGSAYRQPKQKMDFYNLLDNWLLKDQVPPAEQQHFVMATLIRGGVFGDAG, from the coding sequence ATGGCCAAGAACGACACACTCAAAACCGCTTCCGTCCTCGCCTTCGAGCGCAAGCTCGATCCGTCCGATGCACTGTTCAGTGCTGGCAGCTGGAAAGACCGCACTCAGCATGCGAAGTGGAGCGGCATCCCCGTACGCGAGAAATCAGTTCGTGGCACCATTTCCAACCGGCTGAAGGCCAAGGATCAAGATCCGGCCAAGCTGGATGCCGCCATTGAAAACCCTAATTTGCAGACTGTCGACGTCGCAGCGCTGCCGCACGATGCCGATACCTTGGCCGTGCATTTCACGCTGCGCGTGCTGGCCGGAGCTGGTACGCCTTCCGCCTGCAACAACGCTGAATACCAGAAGAAACTGGCACAGACGGTAACGGGTTATGTCAACGAGCATGGCTTTGGAGAGCTTGCTCACCGCTATGCCTGCAATCTCGCCAATGGCCGGTTCTTGTGGCGCAATCGTGTCGGTGCCGAAGAAATTGAAGTCATCGTTAGCCAGATGAAAGATGGCCAAGCGGAGAAGCAGTGGACCTTCGATGCGCTCGATCACTCTCTGCGAAGCTTTGAAGGCAGCAAAAAGACTCGGGAGCTAGGCGAACTCATTAATGAGGCGCTGTCCGGTGAGCGTTATCTGCTATTGGATGTGGTGGCCTTTGCCCGGGTTGGAGCAGGACAGGAAGTCTTCCCCTCTCAAGAGCTGATTCTGGATCGCAGCCGGGGAGACAAGAGCAAGACGCTCTACAGCATTGGAGACGACAAAACTGCCGCCATCCACTCCCAGAAATTGGGCAACGCCCTGCGCACCATCGACACTTGGTATCCGGCGCCGGAAGATGGCAGTGACCTTGGCCCAATCGCCGTGGAGCCCTACGGCTCGGTGACCACTCAGGGAAGTGCCTACCGTCAGCCGAAGCAGAAAATGGACTTCTACAACCTGCTCGATAACTGGTTGCTCAAGGACCAAGTGCCACCCGCCGAACAGCAGCACTTCGTTATGGCAACCCTTATCCGTGGCGGCGTATTCGGCGATGCGGGGTAA
- the csy2 gene encoding type I-F CRISPR-associated protein Csy2, producing the protein MIQHLLLLPRLRIQNANAISSPMTWGFPAMSAFMGLMQALERNLPDDIKLVFNEIGVVCHRLDPQVTSGGFTRAFHLTRNPVDKTGSTAAIVEEGRAHLEVTLLIGLEADGGDDLKSAERRQEIAKRLYQQVQGMRIAGGSVMPPRPGERRYRPELTSFDADEEKGAQQWRRLKRKLLPGFALVLREDRLTEHTATLKAHDESATPLDAWLDLSRLNHECRITKGEDDNGKEQVSWEVRRPYPGWLVPIPVGYGAISDLFDPGTVANARDPEVPFQFVESLYSIGEWVSPHRIKHPEALMWFVENDLERGLYRLSNAYTDTLNND; encoded by the coding sequence ATGATCCAGCATCTTCTTCTGCTTCCCCGGCTGCGCATCCAGAACGCCAATGCTATCTCCAGCCCAATGACCTGGGGCTTTCCTGCCATGAGCGCCTTCATGGGGCTGATGCAGGCGCTGGAGCGCAACCTGCCGGATGATATCAAGCTGGTCTTCAATGAAATCGGGGTGGTGTGTCATCGCCTCGACCCTCAAGTCACATCGGGAGGCTTCACTCGTGCCTTTCACCTCACCCGCAATCCTGTGGACAAGACTGGCAGCACGGCGGCCATCGTCGAGGAGGGCCGGGCTCATCTGGAAGTCACGCTACTGATTGGTCTCGAGGCAGACGGGGGGGACGACCTGAAAAGCGCCGAGCGCCGCCAAGAGATCGCTAAACGGCTTTATCAGCAAGTTCAGGGCATGCGCATTGCGGGTGGCAGTGTGATGCCGCCCCGTCCCGGTGAGCGGCGCTACCGGCCGGAGCTGACCAGCTTCGATGCCGATGAGGAAAAAGGAGCGCAGCAATGGCGTCGGCTCAAGCGCAAGCTGTTGCCGGGATTTGCACTGGTACTCCGGGAGGATCGGCTCACTGAGCATACCGCCACACTGAAAGCACATGACGAGAGTGCTACACCGCTGGACGCTTGGCTCGACCTGTCACGGCTCAACCACGAGTGCCGGATCACCAAGGGCGAAGACGATAACGGCAAGGAGCAGGTCAGCTGGGAGGTTCGCCGCCCGTACCCCGGCTGGTTAGTGCCGATCCCCGTGGGCTACGGCGCCATTTCCGATCTGTTCGATCCGGGCACGGTGGCTAATGCCCGAGACCCTGAAGTGCCGTTCCAGTTCGTCGAAAGTCTCTACTCGATCGGCGAATGGGTAAGCCCTCACCGAATCAAGCATCCCGAAGCCTTGATGTGGTTCGTGGAGAACGATCTCGAACGTGGTCTCTATCGCTTGAGCAACGCCTACACCGATACCTTGAACAACGACTGA
- a CDS encoding nitrilase-related carbon-nitrogen hydrolase → MHHQDTLLVGAVQFNADLGDVDHNLARHKEYIAEARRQKLELLVFPELSLTGYALGPRVMEVAMPAQDPRLVALAEAAEAMQTIVGFVEEAGPGEYYNALGVLQHGRVVAVHRKLNLPTYGGSKRANGSVRVRG, encoded by the coding sequence ATGCACCATCAAGACACCCTGCTGGTCGGCGCCGTACAGTTCAATGCGGATCTGGGCGACGTGGACCACAACCTTGCCCGCCACAAGGAGTACATTGCCGAGGCTCGCCGTCAGAAGCTCGAGCTGCTGGTCTTCCCCGAACTGTCACTGACCGGCTACGCGCTCGGCCCTCGGGTGATGGAGGTGGCCATGCCGGCTCAGGATCCACGCCTTGTCGCCCTGGCCGAGGCCGCCGAAGCGATGCAGACCATCGTGGGCTTCGTGGAGGAGGCCGGCCCCGGGGAGTATTACAATGCCCTCGGCGTGCTGCAGCACGGTCGCGTCGTGGCCGTTCACCGCAAGTTAAACCTGCCGACTTATGGGGGCTCGAAGAGGGCAAATGGTTCTGTCAGGGTGCGCGGCTGA
- the cas6f gene encoding type I-F CRISPR-associated endoribonuclease Cas6/Csy4, whose protein sequence is MDHYIDIRLRPDPDFPAAMLMGALYSKLHRALFDLEANDIGVSFPDYKLGVRARTPGDRLRLHAEQSRLEQLMVISWLTGMRDHITLASIQAVPADAKHRVVRRRQFNTGGPSRARRYAQRHGIEFQEAQRLMEAPAARQIALPFVQVSSRSSGQRFALFIEHGQPQSQPVAGSFNHYGLSSEATVPWF, encoded by the coding sequence ATGGATCACTATATCGATATCCGCTTGCGGCCCGATCCGGACTTTCCAGCTGCGATGCTGATGGGGGCGCTATACAGCAAGTTGCATCGTGCCCTTTTCGATCTAGAGGCCAATGACATCGGCGTCAGCTTTCCGGATTACAAACTCGGCGTGCGTGCCCGTACGCCGGGAGACCGGCTGCGATTGCATGCTGAGCAGTCGCGATTAGAGCAACTGATGGTGATCTCGTGGCTCACTGGCATGCGTGATCACATCACGCTGGCATCTATTCAAGCTGTGCCTGCCGATGCAAAGCACCGGGTCGTGCGGCGCCGACAGTTCAACACCGGAGGCCCCAGCCGAGCCAGGCGGTATGCACAACGTCACGGCATCGAATTTCAAGAGGCGCAGCGCTTGATGGAGGCACCTGCCGCCCGGCAGATCGCCCTGCCTTTCGTGCAGGTCAGCAGCCGCTCAAGTGGTCAGCGGTTTGCGCTATTCATCGAGCATGGCCAGCCGCAGTCTCAGCCTGTCGCAGGCAGCTTTAATCATTACGGACTGAGCAGCGAGGCTACGGTGCCCTGGTTTTGA
- a CDS encoding amidohydrolase family protein: protein MLPFARQLLSANEERCVWGSDWPHPHIPVAMPNDGDLLSELARWAPDERLRQRILVDNPECLYFS from the coding sequence GTGCTGCCTTTCGCCAGGCAACTGCTTTCTGCCAATGAGGAGCGTTGCGTCTGGGGTTCGGACTGGCCACATCCCCATATTCCGGTAGCCATGCCCAATGATGGTGATCTTCTGAGCGAGCTGGCACGTTGGGCTCCTGATGAGCGCTTGCGCCAACGCATCCTGGTGGACAACCCTGAGTGCCTCTACTTCAGTTGA
- a CDS encoding nitrilase-related carbon-nitrogen hydrolase → MICADLWNPALVHAALLSRPTVLCAPINSASGIVSEEFSNERNWLLNVRFYAMTYGTPVIMANRFGPEGTSHFWGGSCILGPRGETLITAEDAEALITASLSRCEIAKARFELPTHRDADTPLIQQLLAAQLS, encoded by the coding sequence TTGATCTGTGCCGACCTGTGGAATCCGGCGCTGGTGCATGCGGCTCTGCTCTCACGTCCGACGGTACTGTGTGCGCCGATCAACTCGGCTTCGGGCATCGTCAGCGAGGAGTTTTCCAACGAGCGTAACTGGCTGCTCAACGTTCGCTTCTATGCCATGACTTACGGCACTCCAGTCATCATGGCCAACCGCTTCGGCCCCGAGGGAACAAGCCATTTTTGGGGTGGCTCGTGCATCCTCGGGCCGCGTGGCGAGACTCTCATCACGGCAGAGGACGCCGAGGCGCTGATCACTGCGTCGCTGTCGCGGTGCGAGATTGCCAAGGCACGTTTCGAGCTGCCAACTCATCGCGATGCCGACACCCCCCTGATCCAGCAACTGCTGGCCGCTCAGCTTTCCTGA
- a CDS encoding ABC transporter ATP-binding protein: MIRLDNLTKVFDTPEGAVVAADHINMEVSSGEVCILLGPSGCGKTTTLKMINRIIRPTSGKVFIDGEDTTGMDTQTLRRNIGYVIQQIGLFPNMTIEENITVVPRLLGWDKSRYRERARELMAMIALEPDAFLRRYPNELSGGQQQRIGVARALAADPPVMLMDEPFGAIDPINRAVIQDEFLKMQQELKKTIMFVSHDIDEAIKMGDRIAIFREGHLVQYAPPDELLAAPKDAFVESFLGEDRALKRLNLVKVQEVIGGEFATVTPSDSLETALKRLDDYGYQHAIVMVNEKRQPIGIIPRSVAQASRGICHDHAQQVPATVHVGDDLRKAVSLMLANDMTWLPCTDDAGRLCGQITQRDMTHHLGARFRSQQDASQPTSLLTEG; encoded by the coding sequence ATGATTCGACTGGACAACTTGACCAAGGTCTTCGATACCCCTGAGGGTGCGGTGGTGGCCGCTGACCATATCAACATGGAAGTGTCTAGCGGAGAGGTCTGTATTCTGCTGGGGCCTTCGGGCTGCGGGAAGACGACCACGCTGAAGATGATCAACCGCATCATCAGGCCGACCTCCGGCAAGGTATTCATCGACGGTGAGGATACCACCGGCATGGATACCCAGACGCTGCGCCGCAATATCGGCTATGTGATCCAGCAGATTGGCTTGTTTCCCAACATGACGATCGAGGAGAACATTACCGTAGTGCCTCGGCTGCTCGGCTGGGACAAATCCAGGTATCGGGAGCGCGCCCGGGAGCTGATGGCAATGATCGCACTGGAGCCGGATGCCTTCCTGAGGCGTTACCCGAACGAGCTTTCCGGAGGGCAGCAGCAGCGAATCGGTGTGGCTCGGGCACTGGCGGCCGACCCGCCGGTTATGCTGATGGATGAGCCGTTCGGCGCCATCGATCCGATCAACCGGGCCGTAATACAGGACGAGTTCCTCAAAATGCAGCAGGAACTCAAGAAGACCATCATGTTCGTCAGTCATGATATCGACGAGGCGATCAAGATGGGTGATCGCATCGCTATCTTTCGTGAAGGCCACTTGGTCCAGTACGCCCCACCGGACGAGCTGCTGGCGGCGCCCAAGGATGCCTTCGTGGAGTCTTTCCTCGGTGAGGATCGGGCGTTGAAGCGTCTGAATCTCGTCAAGGTTCAGGAAGTGATCGGTGGGGAATTTGCCACCGTGACGCCCAGCGATAGCCTGGAGACCGCACTCAAGCGGCTCGATGACTATGGCTACCAGCACGCCATCGTCATGGTCAACGAAAAACGCCAGCCCATTGGCATCATTCCCCGCTCGGTGGCTCAAGCCAGCCGGGGCATCTGCCATGATCATGCGCAGCAAGTACCGGCCACCGTGCATGTCGGTGATGACCTCCGCAAGGCAGTATCGCTGATGCTGGCCAACGATATGACCTGGCTCCCTTGCACCGATGACGCGGGGAGGCTCTGCGGGCAGATCACGCAGCGCGACATGACGCATCACCTGGGTGCCCGCTTTCGCTCTCAGCAGGATGCCTCACAGCCGACCAGCCTGTTGACGGAGGGGTGA
- a CDS encoding DUF4202 domain-containing protein, which yields MSDQTPFQRAMAELDALHAEDPRRVEVEGESLPLELWHAGRMSAWLKRVMAAPSELIQIAVRAQHLQRWQVPRNEYPEGRVGYLTWRRDQGKRAGDTTARMMEAAGYPAEEAAEVSRMIRKQGLGRDPGTQAVEDCACLVFLENYFADFSKQVEHDHLVRIVQMTWKKMSPRAHELALTLPMSDEARAVVEEALAG from the coding sequence ATGTCTGATCAAACACCCTTCCAGCGTGCCATGGCCGAACTCGATGCCCTGCACGCTGAGGACCCGCGCCGTGTGGAGGTCGAGGGTGAATCCTTGCCCCTGGAGTTGTGGCATGCGGGGCGCATGAGCGCCTGGCTGAAGCGGGTGATGGCGGCGCCGAGCGAGCTGATCCAGATCGCCGTGCGGGCGCAGCATCTGCAGCGCTGGCAGGTGCCGCGAAATGAATATCCCGAAGGGCGGGTGGGTTATCTCACCTGGCGCCGCGATCAGGGCAAGCGGGCCGGTGACACCACGGCGCGGATGATGGAAGCGGCCGGCTACCCGGCCGAGGAGGCCGCCGAGGTCTCCCGCATGATCCGCAAGCAGGGCCTGGGTCGCGATCCGGGCACCCAGGCGGTGGAGGATTGCGCCTGCCTGGTGTTCCTCGAGAACTACTTCGCCGATTTCTCCAAGCAGGTGGAGCACGACCACCTGGTGCGCATCGTGCAGATGACCTGGAAGAAGATGTCGCCGCGCGCCCATGAACTCGCGCTGACGCTACCCATGAGCGACGAGGCGCGCGCCGTGGTGGAGGAGGCGCTGGCGGGGTAG
- a CDS encoding MmgE/PrpD family protein, protein MTPAPALLAWLIGQDPGRLADAHLAQAKRCLLDLLGVAAAATRTPLANKARRFTLSQYPGTRPLLFSEGRASPCGAALHGAWLIDALDAHDGQALTKGHAGVALLPGLLALPEAETLSGREWLGLLAMGYEVATRAGIALHATSPDYHTSGAWNAMGVSAVASRLLRLDAPRLHHALGIAEFYGPRSQMMRCIDSPTMLKDGSGWGALAGISSALLAQDGFTGAPALCVSAPEVAHLWADLGARWYLHEQYFKPYPVCRWAQPAVEAVRSLRGAVGDPARIRRIEIVTFHEAKRLHTVRPRTTEEAQYSLPWAVACALLSGGIDVESVTTALDDARLTALAARVDIQESELFNRRFPRERWAIARVHLADGRVVESEPREARGDPHSPLSDKELHAKFLSLAEPVLGADARRLLEVVSRLEQLPAAALLHCLRAPDPATVA, encoded by the coding sequence ATGACCCCCGCTCCTGCACTGCTGGCCTGGCTGATCGGCCAGGATCCAGGGCGGCTGGCTGATGCTCATCTGGCGCAGGCCAAGCGCTGCCTGCTCGATCTGCTCGGCGTGGCCGCCGCCGCCACCCGAACGCCGCTGGCGAACAAGGCGAGACGCTTCACTCTTAGCCAATATCCGGGCACTCGCCCCCTCCTGTTCTCCGAGGGGCGGGCCTCACCCTGCGGTGCCGCCCTGCATGGTGCCTGGCTAATCGATGCCCTCGATGCCCATGATGGTCAGGCCCTGACCAAGGGCCACGCTGGGGTTGCGCTTCTTCCCGGATTGCTCGCCCTGCCCGAGGCCGAAACGCTCTCCGGGCGCGAGTGGCTGGGGCTGCTGGCAATGGGTTACGAGGTGGCGACCCGAGCAGGCATTGCGCTCCATGCCACTAGCCCGGATTACCATACGTCGGGCGCCTGGAACGCTATGGGCGTTTCCGCAGTGGCATCACGCCTGCTACGCCTTGATGCGCCGCGACTCCATCACGCCCTGGGTATCGCCGAATTCTATGGACCGCGCAGCCAGATGATGCGCTGCATCGATTCGCCCACCATGCTCAAGGACGGATCGGGGTGGGGAGCGCTGGCAGGGATTTCGTCCGCCCTGCTGGCACAGGACGGTTTCACTGGCGCTCCGGCGCTCTGCGTCAGCGCTCCGGAGGTGGCCCATTTGTGGGCAGATCTCGGAGCGCGCTGGTACCTCCACGAACAGTATTTCAAGCCCTATCCTGTTTGCCGCTGGGCCCAGCCCGCCGTCGAGGCGGTACGCTCACTGCGCGGTGCGGTAGGGGATCCGGCCCGGATCAGGCGCATCGAGATCGTCACCTTTCATGAGGCGAAGCGCCTGCATACGGTGCGCCCCCGCACCACGGAGGAGGCCCAGTACAGCCTACCCTGGGCGGTGGCCTGCGCCCTGCTTTCAGGCGGTATAGATGTCGAGTCTGTGACGACAGCCCTGGACGATGCCAGGCTGACGGCGCTGGCCGCTCGGGTCGATATTCAGGAGAGCGAGCTTTTCAATCGTCGCTTTCCGCGCGAGCGCTGGGCTATCGCCAGAGTCCATCTGGCCGACGGCCGTGTCGTAGAGAGTGAGCCGAGGGAAGCCCGAGGCGATCCGCATTCTCCCTTGTCTGATAAGGAGTTACACGCCAAGTTCCTGTCTCTGGCCGAACCGGTGCTCGGTGCCGATGCCCGGCGGTTGCTCGAGGTGGTATCGCGGCTCGAACAACTGCCCGCCGCGGCTCTGCTGCATTGCCTGCGCGCCCCTGACCCCGCTACCGTTGCCTGA
- a CDS encoding amidohydrolase family protein has translation MIPLCAAADPAPRMPGFTVPSGAVDCHAHVFGPEGRYPYHPERTYTPPDASLGDYLTLHRTLGIERGVLVQPSVYGLDNRATRDALRSLRRCGLDYRGVAVVDGSVEEGELNALQQDGFCGVRLNLLFKGGIDWQDVEALAGRLAERDWHLQFLVDVSTFEDLGTRVRRLPVPVVVDHMGHMPCAKGVNHSGFLALCRLLETGNAWVKLSGAYRITDGQSPPTKMCCLSPGNCFLPMRSVASGVRTGHIPIFR, from the coding sequence ATGATTCCCCTATGTGCAGCTGCCGATCCTGCTCCGCGTATGCCTGGCTTCACCGTCCCTTCGGGGGCGGTGGACTGTCACGCCCATGTGTTCGGCCCGGAGGGTCGCTACCCCTATCACCCCGAACGAACCTATACCCCACCCGACGCGAGTCTGGGGGACTATCTGACCCTGCACCGCACCCTGGGAATAGAGCGCGGCGTGCTGGTGCAGCCCAGCGTTTATGGCCTCGACAACAGGGCAACCCGTGATGCGCTACGGTCCCTGCGTCGGTGCGGGCTGGATTACCGGGGCGTGGCCGTCGTGGATGGCAGCGTCGAGGAAGGCGAGCTGAATGCGTTGCAGCAAGACGGCTTCTGCGGGGTTCGTCTCAACCTGCTGTTCAAGGGCGGCATCGACTGGCAGGACGTGGAAGCGCTGGCGGGGCGGCTGGCGGAGCGAGACTGGCACCTGCAGTTCCTGGTGGATGTCTCAACCTTCGAAGACCTGGGGACGCGGGTGCGGCGACTGCCGGTGCCCGTCGTCGTCGACCACATGGGGCACATGCCCTGTGCGAAGGGGGTGAACCATTCAGGCTTCTTGGCCTTGTGCCGGCTGCTGGAAACCGGCAATGCCTGGGTCAAGCTATCCGGTGCCTATCGCATCACCGATGGCCAATCCCCCCCTACGAAGATGTGCTGCCTTTCGCCAGGCAACTGCTTTCTGCCAATGAGGAGCGTTGCGTCTGGGGTTCGGACTGGCCACATCCCCATATTCCGGTAG
- a CDS encoding ABC transporter permease, which produces MPIQTLKGALRALLLLAIFFTGAWSHASGLIDDVLFYLPDIQFLAAEHLWLTAVSGSLAILVAIPLGVLLSRPSMARWAESAMQILNVGTTIPTLAVLALSMSLLGIGVVPAIFGLFVATLLPITRNTYAGLKGVSPALKEAAAGIGMSPTQRLLRVELPNALYVIFAGIRTALAINVGTVPLAFLIGAGGLGELIFTGIDLYDPVMMLAGAIPTALLAICVDALVAAIAFLVVPRGVNPARAAAHA; this is translated from the coding sequence ATGCCCATCCAGACCCTGAAAGGGGCACTGCGCGCTCTGCTCCTGCTGGCCATCTTCTTCACCGGCGCATGGAGCCATGCCAGCGGCCTGATCGATGATGTCCTGTTCTATCTGCCTGACATTCAGTTCCTGGCGGCTGAGCACCTTTGGCTGACCGCTGTCTCTGGCAGCCTGGCCATTTTAGTCGCCATCCCACTGGGCGTGCTGCTGTCGCGTCCCAGCATGGCACGCTGGGCTGAATCGGCGATGCAGATACTCAATGTTGGCACTACCATTCCGACCCTGGCAGTGCTGGCACTCTCCATGAGCCTTCTGGGGATTGGTGTGGTGCCCGCTATTTTCGGCTTGTTCGTCGCCACCTTGCTGCCGATTACGCGCAATACCTACGCCGGCCTCAAGGGAGTCTCGCCGGCCCTCAAGGAGGCGGCGGCTGGCATCGGAATGTCGCCTACTCAGCGCCTGCTTCGTGTCGAGCTGCCCAATGCGCTCTACGTCATCTTCGCCGGTATCCGCACGGCGCTGGCTATCAACGTCGGGACGGTTCCTCTGGCCTTCCTGATCGGCGCTGGCGGCCTTGGGGAGCTGATCTTCACCGGCATCGATCTCTATGACCCCGTCATGATGCTGGCCGGTGCCATTCCCACCGCGCTGCTGGCCATCTGCGTCGATGCCCTAGTTGCCGCCATCGCCTTTTTGGTGGTGCCTCGCGGTGTTAACCCCGCTCGTGCAGCAGCACATGCTTGA
- a CDS encoding glycine betaine ABC transporter substrate-binding protein, whose protein sequence is MRSKFPPSLIGLALAGVLSITHASDLVVGGKNFTEQQIIASMTGQYLESLGYQVDTRAGMGSAVLRQAQENGQIDLYWEYTGTSLISFNGISERLGPEETYATVQELDAEKGLVWLNPSAANNTYALAMRIGVAEERGIHSLSDLARAVNDGEPLSFALNAEFYARDDGWRPLQEAYGFQVGRRDVNRMDSGLVYQALRDGQVDVGLVFATDGRIPAFAFKVLEDDQNFFPAYALTPVVRQETLEAFPELEDQMNDLSSLLDDDVMADLNAQVDVRRMSVEEVAKTFLEEHGLL, encoded by the coding sequence ATGCGCAGTAAATTTCCCCCCTCTCTCATCGGGCTGGCTCTGGCCGGCGTTCTCTCCATCACCCACGCCTCCGATTTGGTGGTAGGTGGCAAGAACTTCACCGAGCAGCAGATCATTGCCAGCATGACCGGCCAGTACCTGGAAAGCCTTGGCTATCAAGTGGATACTCGGGCTGGCATGGGCTCGGCGGTACTGCGCCAGGCACAGGAGAACGGTCAGATTGACCTTTACTGGGAGTACACCGGCACTTCGCTGATCAGCTTCAACGGCATCAGTGAGAGACTTGGCCCGGAGGAGACCTACGCCACCGTGCAGGAGCTGGATGCAGAGAAGGGCCTCGTATGGTTGAACCCCTCTGCTGCCAACAATACTTACGCCTTGGCCATGCGCATTGGGGTGGCCGAAGAGCGAGGCATTCACTCTCTCTCCGATCTGGCCCGGGCCGTCAATGACGGTGAGCCGCTGAGCTTTGCTCTCAATGCCGAGTTCTATGCCCGAGACGATGGCTGGCGTCCACTTCAAGAGGCTTATGGCTTCCAGGTGGGCCGGCGCGATGTGAACCGTATGGATTCCGGTCTCGTCTATCAGGCACTGCGTGACGGACAAGTTGATGTCGGCCTAGTCTTTGCCACCGATGGTCGCATCCCCGCGTTCGCCTTCAAGGTGCTGGAAGACGACCAAAACTTCTTTCCTGCCTATGCCCTGACCCCGGTGGTACGCCAGGAGACCCTCGAGGCTTTCCCGGAGCTGGAAGACCAGATGAACGACCTGTCGTCCCTGCTCGACGATGATGTCATGGCCGATCTTAACGCTCAGGTCGACGTGCGCCGCATGTCAGTCGAGGAAGTGGCGAAAACCTTTCTCGAGGAGCATGGCTTGCTCTGA